Within Pseudomonas brassicacearum, the genomic segment AACTGAACAACCGTTTTGGCCCCGAGGCGTTCACCGCCCAGCCGACCCGCACCGGCATGCCGGTGCTTTGGGTTGCCCGCGCCAAACTCGTCGAAGTCCTGACTTTCCTGCGCAACCTGCCCAAGCCGTACGTCATGCTCTATGACCTGCACGGCGTGGACGAGCGCCTGCGCACCAAGCGTCAAGGGCTGCCCAACGGCGTCGACTTCACCGTGTTCTATCACTTGATGTCGATCGAGCGTAATAGTGACGTAATGATCAAGGTCGCCTTGTCCGAGAGCGACCTTAGCGTGCCGACCGTGACCGGCATCTGGCCGAACGCCAACTGGTACGAGCGTGAAGTGTGGGACATGTTCGGGATCGATTTCCCCGGCCACCCGCACCTGTCGCGCATCATGATGCCGCCGACCTGGGAAGGTCACCCGCTGCGCAAGGACTTCCCGGCCCGGGCCACCGAGTTTGACCCGTTCAGCCTGTCCCTGGCCAAGCAACAGCTCGAGGAAGAAGCCGCGCGCTTCAAGCCTGAAGACTGGGGCATGAAACGTTCGGGCGCCAACGAGGACTACATGTTCCTCAACCTCGGCCCGAACCACCCTTCGGCCCACGGTGCGTTCCGCATCATCCTGCAGTTGGACGGCGAAGAGATCGTCGACTGCGTGCCTGACATCGGCTACCACCACCGTGGCGCCGAGAAAATGGCCGAGCGCCAGTCCTGGCACAGCTTCATCCCGTACACCGACCGCATCGACTACCTCGGCGGCGTGATGAACAACCTGCCGTACGTGCTTTCGGTCGAGAAACTGGCCGGGATCAAGGTGCCGGAGAAGGTCGACGTCATCCGCATCATGATGGCCGAGTTCTTCCGCATCACCAGCCACCTGCTGTTCCTGGGTACCTACATCCAGGACGTCGGCGCCATGACCCCGGTGTTCTTCACCTTCACCGACCGCCAGAAGGCCTACACGGTGATCGAAGCCATCACCGGTTTCCGCCTGCACCCGGCCTGGTACCGCATCGGTGGCGTTGCCCACGACCTGCCGCGCGGCTGGGAAAAACTGGTCAAGGACTTCGTCGAGTGGATGCCCAAGCGCCTGGACGAATACACCAAGGCCGCCCTGCAGAACAGCATCCTCAAGGGTCGTACCGTCGGGGTCGCCGCCTACAACACCAAAGAGGCCCTGGAATGGGGCGTCACCGGTGCCGGCCTGCGTTCCACCGGTTGCGACTTCGACCTGCGCAAGGCGCGCCCTTACTCCGGCTACGAAAACTTCGAATTCGAAGTCCCGCTGGCGGCCAATGGCGATGCCTACGACCGCTGCATGGTTCGCGTCGAGGAAATGCGCCAGAGCATCAAGATCATCGACCAATGCATGCGCAACATGCCGGAAGGCCCGTACAAGGCGGATCACCCGCTGACCACGCCGCCGCCCAAAGAGCGCACGCTGCAACATATCGAGACCCTGATCACGCACTTCCTGCAGGTTTCGTGGGGCCCGGTCATGCCGGCCAACGAGTCCTTCCAGATGATCGAAGCGACCAAGGGCATCAACAGTTATTACCTGACGAGCGACGGCGGCACCATGAGCTACCGCACCCGGATTCGCACCCCAAGCTACCCGCACCTGCAGCAGATCCCATCAGTGATCAAAGGCAGCATGGTCGCGGACTTGATCGCGTACCTGGGTAGTATCGATTTCGTTATGGCCGACGTGGACCGCTAAGCATGAATAGCACGCTTATCCAGACAGACCGTTTCGCCCTGAGCGAAACCGAGCGCTCGGCCATCGAGCACGAGCTGCATCACTACGAAGACCCGCGCGCGGCGTCGATCGAAGCCCTGAAGATCGTCCAGAAGGAACGTGGCTGGGTGCCTGACGGCGCGCTCTACGCCATCGGCGAGATCCTCGGCATCCCGGCCAGCGACGTCGAAGGCGTGGCCACCTTCTACAGCCAGATTTTCCGCCAGCCAGTGGGCCGTCACATCATTCGTGTCTGCGACAGCATGGTCTGCTACATCGGCGGCCACGAATCGGTGGTCGGCGAGCTCCAGAGCAAGCTGGGCATCGGCCTGGGCCAGACCACTGCCGACGGTCGCTTCACCCTGCTGCCGGTGTGCTGCCTGGGTAACTGCGACAAGGCGCCAGCGCTGATGATCGACGACGACACCTTCGGTGACGTCCAGCCTGACGGCGTCGCCAAACTGCTGGAGGGCTACGTATGACCCTGACTTCCTTCGGGCCCGCCAACCGCATCCAGCGTTCGGCCGAAACCCATCCCCTGACCTGGCGCCTGCGTGACGACGGCGAAGCCGTATGGCTGGACGAGTACCAGGCCAAGAACGGTTATGCCGCCGCGCGCAAGGCGTTCGCCGACATGGCCGGCGACGACATCGTCCAGACCGTGAAAGACTCCGGCCTCAAGGGCCGCGGCGGCGCGGGCTTTCCCACGGGTGTGAAGTGGGGCCTGATGCCCAAGGACGAATCCATCAACATCCGCTACCTGCTGTGCAACGCGGATGAAATGGAGCCCAACACCTGGAAGGACCGCATGCTGATGGAGCAACTGCCCCATCTGCTGATCGAAGGCATGCTGATCAGCGCCCGCGCGCTGAAAACCTACCGTGGCTATATCTTCCTGCGTGGCGAGTACACCACCGCCGCCAAGCACCTGAACCGTGCCGTGGAAGAAGCCAAGGCCGCAGGCCTCTTGGGCAAGAACATCCTGGGCTCGGGCTTCGATTTCGAGCTGTTCGTCCACACCGGTGCCGGACGCTATATCTGCGGTGAAGAAACCGCGCTGATCAACTCCCTGGAAGGCCGCCGCGCCAACCCACGTTCCAAGCCGCCCTTCCCTGCCGCCGTCGGCGTGTGGGGCAAGCCGACCTGCGTGAACAACGTCGAGACCCTGTGCAACGTGCCGGCGATCATCGCCGACGGCGTGGACTGGTACAAATCCCTGGCCCGCGACGGCAGCGAAGACATGGGCACCAAGCTCATGGGCTTCTCCGGCAAGGTCAAGAACCCTGGCCTGTGGGAACTGCCGTTCGGCGTCACCGGCCGCGAACTGTTCGAAGACTACGCCGGCGGCATGCGCGACGGCTACACGCTCAAGTGCTGGCAGCCTGGCGGCGCCGGTACCGGTTTCCTGTTGCCCGAACACCTGGACGCCCAAATGTACGCCGGCGGCATCGCCAAGGTCGGCACCCGCATGGGTACCGGCCTGGCCATGGCGGTGGACGACAGCGTCAACATGGTGTCGCTGCTGCGCAACATGGAAGAGTTCTTCTCCCGTGAGTCGTGCGGTTTCTGCACCCCTTGCCGCGATGGCCTGCCGTGGAGCGTCAAGCTGCTGCGGGCCCTTGAAAACGGCGAAGGCCAGGCCGGCGACATCGAGACCCTGCTGGGTCTGGTGGGTTTCCTCGGCCCAGGCAAGACCTTCTGTGCTCACGCACCGGGTGCCGTGGAGCCGTTGGGCAGCGCGATCAAATACTTCCGCCCTGAATTCGAGGCCGGCATCGCGCCAACCCGCGCGGGCGATCTCAATCAGGTGGTCACGCCGACCATGGTCGGCGCGTAACGACGCTTTGAAAGGCGAAGGGTCCGTGCCCTGCGCCTTCGTCCGATGACGCCTTTGAAGGCTGTTTGGATTCGGACGAATAACAAGATTCCATTAGCCACGCCCGCTGACACCGGGCCAACGAAGAACTTTGAACCATGGCCACTATCCACGTAGACGGCAAAGAGCTCGAAGTCGATGGCGCAGACAACCTGTTACAGGCATGTCTGTCGCTGGGCCTCGACATTCCATATTTCTGCTGGCACCCCGCCCTTGGCAGCGTTGGCGCTTGTCGCCAGTGCGCAGTCAAGCAGTACACCGACGAAAACGACAAGCGTGGTCGGATCGTCATGTCCTGCATGACCCCCGCCACCGACGGCAGCTGGATCTCCATCGACGACGAAGAAGCGAAAGTGTTTCGCGCCAGCGTCGTCGAATGGCTGATGACCAACCACCCTCACGACTGCCCGGTCTGCGAGGAAGGCGGCCACTGCCACTTGCAAGACATGACGGTGATGACCGGCCACAACGAGCGCCGTTATCGCTTCACCAAGCGCACCCACCAGAACCAGGACCTCGGCCCGTTCATCTCCCACGAGATGAACCGCTGCATCGCCTGCTATCGCTGCGTGCGCTTCTACAAGGACTACGCCGGCGGCACCGACCTGGGTGTTTTCGGCGCCCACGACAACGTGTACTTCGGTCGCGTTGAAGACGGCACCCTGGAAAGCGAGTTCTCCGGCAACCTCACCGAGGTCTGCCCGACCGGTGTGTTCACCGACAAGACTCACTCCGAGCGTTACAACCGCAAGTGGGACATGCAGTTCTCGCCGAGCATCTGCCATGGCTGCTCCAGCGGTTGCAACATTTCCCCGGGCGAGCGCTACGGTGAACTGCGTCGTATCGAAAACCGCTTCAACGGTTCGGTGAACCAG encodes:
- the nuoC gene encoding NADH-quinone oxidoreductase subunit C/D, with the protein product MTTGSALYIPPYKADDQDVVVELNNRFGPEAFTAQPTRTGMPVLWVARAKLVEVLTFLRNLPKPYVMLYDLHGVDERLRTKRQGLPNGVDFTVFYHLMSIERNSDVMIKVALSESDLSVPTVTGIWPNANWYEREVWDMFGIDFPGHPHLSRIMMPPTWEGHPLRKDFPARATEFDPFSLSLAKQQLEEEAARFKPEDWGMKRSGANEDYMFLNLGPNHPSAHGAFRIILQLDGEEIVDCVPDIGYHHRGAEKMAERQSWHSFIPYTDRIDYLGGVMNNLPYVLSVEKLAGIKVPEKVDVIRIMMAEFFRITSHLLFLGTYIQDVGAMTPVFFTFTDRQKAYTVIEAITGFRLHPAWYRIGGVAHDLPRGWEKLVKDFVEWMPKRLDEYTKAALQNSILKGRTVGVAAYNTKEALEWGVTGAGLRSTGCDFDLRKARPYSGYENFEFEVPLAANGDAYDRCMVRVEEMRQSIKIIDQCMRNMPEGPYKADHPLTTPPPKERTLQHIETLITHFLQVSWGPVMPANESFQMIEATKGINSYYLTSDGGTMSYRTRIRTPSYPHLQQIPSVIKGSMVADLIAYLGSIDFVMADVDR
- the nuoE gene encoding NADH-quinone oxidoreductase subunit NuoE — encoded protein: MNSTLIQTDRFALSETERSAIEHELHHYEDPRAASIEALKIVQKERGWVPDGALYAIGEILGIPASDVEGVATFYSQIFRQPVGRHIIRVCDSMVCYIGGHESVVGELQSKLGIGLGQTTADGRFTLLPVCCLGNCDKAPALMIDDDTFGDVQPDGVAKLLEGYV
- the nuoF gene encoding NADH-quinone oxidoreductase subunit NuoF; the encoded protein is MTLTSFGPANRIQRSAETHPLTWRLRDDGEAVWLDEYQAKNGYAAARKAFADMAGDDIVQTVKDSGLKGRGGAGFPTGVKWGLMPKDESINIRYLLCNADEMEPNTWKDRMLMEQLPHLLIEGMLISARALKTYRGYIFLRGEYTTAAKHLNRAVEEAKAAGLLGKNILGSGFDFELFVHTGAGRYICGEETALINSLEGRRANPRSKPPFPAAVGVWGKPTCVNNVETLCNVPAIIADGVDWYKSLARDGSEDMGTKLMGFSGKVKNPGLWELPFGVTGRELFEDYAGGMRDGYTLKCWQPGGAGTGFLLPEHLDAQMYAGGIAKVGTRMGTGLAMAVDDSVNMVSLLRNMEEFFSRESCGFCTPCRDGLPWSVKLLRALENGEGQAGDIETLLGLVGFLGPGKTFCAHAPGAVEPLGSAIKYFRPEFEAGIAPTRAGDLNQVVTPTMVGA